Proteins from a single region of Cystobacter fuscus DSM 2262:
- a CDS encoding GTP pyrophosphokinase — MIYHELLDAYLRRQASFEALGQSLHARLKEVLKSGGVDVHAVSYRVKNPKSLAHKLGRPDKTYQRLDDITDLIGLRVITYFDDSVDQVDSLIKEHFRIDPKRSVDKRRRHDPHSFGYVALHSICYPPEDLLREHPDWDWPFEIQIRTILQHAWAEIEHDLGYKSAESVPLPVRRRFSRLAGLLELADSEFVELQRSMKDYIRKVAQQAQLAPDTLELDTVSLQSLTQGGPVADLDRMLAERLCKPLSPTPFYPAYVTRMLRLVELGDQSRILKRLEVFSSRLLAFAERYFRFTTEAWGFGAEKLHSVQRGYSLLLLAHWQALGQAEQASLRLENMKSFYQQIDYPHDEAEARRIARLFVKGFADW, encoded by the coding sequence ATGATCTACCACGAGTTGCTGGATGCCTACCTGCGCCGTCAAGCTTCCTTCGAGGCGCTGGGCCAGTCCCTGCACGCGCGCCTCAAGGAGGTGCTCAAGAGCGGCGGTGTGGATGTGCATGCCGTCAGCTACCGGGTGAAGAACCCCAAGAGCCTCGCCCACAAGCTGGGTCGACCCGATAAAACCTACCAGCGCCTGGATGACATCACCGACCTGATCGGGCTCCGGGTCATCACCTACTTCGATGACTCCGTCGATCAGGTGGACAGTCTCATCAAGGAGCACTTTCGCATCGACCCCAAGCGCTCGGTGGACAAGCGGCGGAGGCATGATCCCCATAGCTTCGGCTATGTCGCCCTGCACAGCATCTGCTACCCCCCCGAGGACCTGCTGCGGGAGCACCCCGACTGGGACTGGCCGTTCGAGATCCAGATCCGCACCATCCTCCAGCACGCCTGGGCCGAGATCGAGCATGACCTGGGCTACAAGTCCGCCGAGTCGGTTCCGCTTCCCGTCCGGCGGCGCTTCTCACGCCTCGCGGGCCTGCTGGAGCTCGCCGACAGCGAGTTCGTCGAGCTGCAGCGCTCCATGAAGGACTACATCCGAAAGGTGGCCCAACAGGCCCAGCTCGCGCCTGACACCCTCGAGCTCGACACTGTGTCGTTGCAGTCCCTCACGCAGGGGGGCCCCGTGGCCGACCTGGACCGGATGCTGGCGGAGCGGTTGTGCAAGCCCCTGAGCCCGACGCCCTTCTACCCCGCTTACGTGACGCGCATGCTGCGCCTGGTGGAGCTCGGGGACCAGTCCCGCATCCTGAAGAGACTGGAGGTATTCAGCTCGCGGCTGCTCGCCTTCGCCGAGCGATACTTCCGCTTCACCACGGAAGCCTGGGGCTTTGGCGCCGAGAAGCTCCACAGCGTGCAGCGGGGCTACAGTCTGCTCCTGCTCGCGCACTGGCAGGCCCTCGGTCAAGCCGAGCAGGCGTCTCTCCGGCTGGAGAACATGAAGAGCTTCTATCAGCAAATCGACTACCCGCACGACGAGGCGGAGGCGCGCCGCATCGCCCGCCTGTTCGTCAAGGGCTTCGCGGACTGGTAG
- a CDS encoding malonic semialdehyde reductase, with translation MNEAPMTKTIAKESIQQLFTEARTHHFWQNKPVPEQTLRELYELMKWGPTSVNSAPARIVFVRSEAEKARLYPTLMGSNIEQVKSAPVTAIIAYNEKFYEDLPRLFPSYDARHFFVDDPKFSYETAFRNSSLQGAYLIFAARALGLDACPMSGFDNAEVDKVFFAGTALKSNLICTLGYGDSSKLYPRGPRLAFEEVCTIV, from the coding sequence ATGAACGAGGCCCCGATGACCAAGACCATTGCGAAGGAATCCATCCAGCAGCTCTTCACCGAAGCCCGCACCCACCATTTCTGGCAGAACAAGCCCGTCCCGGAGCAGACCCTGCGGGAACTCTACGAGCTGATGAAGTGGGGCCCCACGTCGGTGAACTCCGCACCGGCGAGGATCGTGTTCGTGCGGAGTGAAGCGGAGAAGGCCAGGCTCTATCCAACCTTGATGGGGTCCAACATCGAGCAGGTGAAATCGGCCCCCGTGACGGCGATCATCGCCTACAACGAGAAGTTCTACGAAGATCTGCCCCGGCTCTTTCCGAGCTATGATGCGAGGCATTTCTTCGTCGATGATCCCAAGTTCAGCTACGAAACAGCCTTCCGCAACAGCTCCCTTCAGGGAGCCTACTTGATTTTCGCGGCCCGGGCGCTGGGCTTGGACGCCTGCCCCATGTCAGGCTTCGACAACGCGGAAGTGGACAAGGTCTTCTTCGCGGGCACGGCCCTCAAATCGAACCTCATCTGCACGCTCGGGTATGGCGACAGTTCGAAGCTCTACCCGCGGGGCCCGCGCCTGGCTTTCGAGGAAGTTTGCACGATTGTTTGA
- a CDS encoding LysR family transcriptional regulator has protein sequence MGPDLNAALIFVNVVRAGSFSKAAHGLGLSVSTVSDRVVALERALGVSLLTRTTRKLKLTDEGAAFFKESEAAIQTLLGAFDGATALRRQPSGTLRITAPADFASSELAAAVSEFRNKYPQVKVETYFSNRFVDLITEGFDIAIRGGHLEDSSLRSKRLGEGNLVVVASARYLQGASAIQHPRDFTAHPCIGFVIKEGDKREMPWHLRSAGGEFVRMKPDFVVSSTSFSWILSLVRSGAGLALVPQPLLKEDFARKRLVRVLPDWATEYAPVHLVYPTQRFSSPKVMEMIPILERHLRGLFA, from the coding sequence ATGGGTCCGGACTTGAATGCGGCGTTGATCTTCGTGAACGTGGTGAGGGCGGGAAGCTTCAGCAAGGCAGCTCACGGCCTTGGTCTCTCCGTCTCCACCGTGAGTGACCGGGTGGTTGCCCTGGAAAGGGCCCTGGGGGTGAGTCTCCTGACCCGAACCACCCGGAAGTTGAAACTGACGGACGAGGGCGCCGCCTTCTTCAAGGAATCCGAAGCCGCGATCCAGACCCTGCTGGGTGCCTTCGACGGAGCCACGGCGCTCCGGCGGCAACCCTCCGGCACCTTGAGGATCACCGCGCCCGCGGATTTTGCCTCCTCGGAGCTCGCCGCTGCCGTGAGCGAGTTCCGGAACAAGTATCCTCAGGTCAAGGTGGAGACCTATTTCAGCAATCGCTTCGTGGACCTCATCACCGAGGGGTTCGATATCGCCATCCGGGGAGGGCACCTGGAGGATTCCAGCCTGCGCTCCAAGCGCCTCGGGGAGGGAAACCTGGTCGTGGTGGCGAGCGCTCGCTATCTCCAGGGAGCCTCGGCCATTCAGCACCCGCGAGACTTCACGGCGCATCCGTGCATCGGCTTCGTGATCAAAGAGGGCGACAAGCGCGAGATGCCGTGGCACCTTCGCTCGGCGGGCGGAGAGTTCGTCCGGATGAAGCCGGATTTCGTGGTTTCGTCTACGTCCTTCTCCTGGATCCTCAGTCTCGTGAGGAGCGGGGCGGGATTGGCCTTGGTGCCCCAACCCCTGCTGAAGGAAGACTTCGCCAGGAAGAGGCTGGTCCGGGTACTTCCGGATTGGGCCACGGAGTATGCGCCGGTGCATCTCGTCTACCCGACCCAGCGCTTTTCCTCGCCCAAGGTGATGGAGATGATTCCCATCCTGGAGAGGCACTTGCGCGGGCTGTTCGCGTGA
- a CDS encoding DUF1349 domain-containing protein — protein MGSKRFGRRTVLGAGVGALLVPTIIEKAVAAPAAGKGAGTTMEDGIWLNEPKVWKRAEGVLEVTTDKSTDFWRETHYGFTRDSGHFLGVRTGASFTAQLRVEAAYEQLYDQAGIMVRVDNRRWVKAGIELSDGRAMLSSVLTNGKSDWATGPYEHDSRSFWMRATVAKGVLRLQVSADGKTWPLVRLAPFPEAASYQVGPMCCTPERAGLSVRFSEFRLTPPLGKDLHDLT, from the coding sequence ATGGGCTCGAAGAGATTCGGACGAAGGACGGTCCTCGGCGCGGGAGTGGGTGCGTTGCTGGTGCCGACGATCATCGAGAAGGCCGTGGCCGCGCCAGCGGCTGGCAAGGGAGCGGGAACGACAATGGAAGATGGAATCTGGCTGAACGAGCCGAAGGTCTGGAAGCGAGCCGAGGGCGTCCTCGAGGTGACGACGGACAAGTCGACCGACTTCTGGCGTGAGACCCACTATGGCTTCACGCGCGACTCCGGCCATTTCCTGGGGGTGCGCACGGGCGCCAGCTTCACGGCGCAGCTTCGCGTCGAGGCGGCCTATGAGCAGTTGTATGACCAGGCCGGCATCATGGTGCGCGTCGACAATCGGCGCTGGGTCAAGGCGGGCATCGAGCTGTCCGATGGACGGGCGATGCTCAGCAGCGTGCTGACGAATGGCAAGTCGGATTGGGCGACGGGGCCCTATGAACACGACTCCCGCTCGTTCTGGATGCGCGCGACGGTGGCCAAGGGGGTGCTGCGGTTGCAGGTGTCGGCCGATGGCAAGACGTGGCCGTTGGTCCGGCTCGCACCCTTCCCGGAGGCCGCGTCCTATCAGGTGGGCCCGATGTGCTGTACGCCGGAGCGGGCCGGGCTGAGCGTGCGTTTCTCCGAGTTCCGCCTCACGCCTCCGCTCGGCAAGGATCTGCACGACCTGACGTGA
- a CDS encoding DUF5953 family protein, which yields MTAKQKITLIVYAPALVGDDSRPVAVVHGMERAFPGLRLGWRISEQGHFIPLPQRDATVALERPDGGFPLISNDKESALVTVTGLETSAVSSSGGQAQLEVHARLPLTPEGIAAAADVLEAVAEAARAYWGHATPSRAGLDIARQTKNWAANPQPPPQGLPALKLAWDIPSPEIPHRLGWLNYWSAAAARAIGFPNPARDAELLSRARRTATGGWVVQLTDAPLDLDNPAHLDALKRAYERFPEIGGRSTP from the coding sequence ATGACGGCCAAGCAAAAGATTACCCTCATCGTCTACGCACCCGCGCTCGTGGGTGACGACAGCCGCCCTGTGGCCGTGGTTCATGGGATGGAGCGTGCGTTCCCTGGCCTGCGCCTGGGGTGGAGGATTTCTGAACAGGGGCATTTCATCCCCTTGCCACAGCGCGACGCGACGGTCGCTCTAGAGAGGCCGGACGGGGGATTTCCGCTCATCAGCAACGACAAGGAGAGCGCCCTCGTGACGGTGACGGGATTGGAAACCTCGGCGGTCAGCTCGTCAGGCGGTCAGGCCCAACTTGAAGTCCATGCGAGGTTGCCTCTAACGCCAGAGGGCATCGCGGCAGCCGCAGACGTGCTGGAGGCCGTGGCAGAAGCCGCGCGCGCGTACTGGGGGCATGCCACGCCTTCCAGGGCGGGGCTGGACATCGCACGGCAGACGAAGAACTGGGCGGCCAACCCGCAGCCTCCCCCCCAGGGATTGCCGGCACTCAAGCTCGCGTGGGACATCCCTTCGCCTGAGATTCCGCATCGGCTGGGATGGCTCAATTACTGGTCTGCCGCTGCCGCACGCGCCATCGGGTTCCCGAACCCGGCCCGCGACGCGGAGCTGCTGTCACGTGCACGGCGTACCGCGACGGGCGGGTGGGTCGTGCAGCTCACCGATGCGCCGCTCGACCTGGACAACCCCGCCCACTTGGACGCGCTCAAACGGGCCTACGAGCGCTTCCCGGAGATCGGCGGGCGCTCCACCCCTTGA
- a CDS encoding DUF6310 domain-containing protein, with the protein MERERRRRCEPVPVPYHRGGNRLHDKCADRIPNSSFPGGDVFVNGKNFDALQLATRTLWEVKTDNFDTYPEALREFVIRDQLAKLRIERDLARACGFDFRVGVRSKAHEEALEEADPTFDGLIVVMDWC; encoded by the coding sequence TTGGAGCGAGAGCGCCGCCGCAGGTGCGAGCCCGTCCCAGTGCCGTACCACCGTGGCGGTAATAGACTGCACGACAAGTGCGCCGACAGAATTCCGAACAGCAGTTTCCCCGGCGGGGATGTGTTCGTGAATGGGAAAAACTTCGACGCGCTGCAACTGGCCACGCGCACACTTTGGGAAGTCAAGACCGACAACTTCGACACGTACCCAGAGGCCCTTCGAGAGTTTGTGATCAGAGATCAGTTGGCGAAATTGCGGATTGAGCGCGACCTTGCAAGGGCCTGCGGCTTTGACTTCCGGGTTGGTGTGCGAAGCAAAGCGCACGAGGAAGCGCTGGAAGAAGCGGACCCGACCTTCGATGGCCTCATCGTCGTCATGGACTGGTGCTGA
- a CDS encoding AraC family transcriptional regulator, producing MTNRPELQDGQPADVLADVLDTMRLSTLVHGRFELYAPWGIQFPQSPGAHIVLLARGGARLEVEGVEGAVSLSAGDLALLPHGGAHTLRDAEGSPLHILGQGECQRARGIGSIRVGGNGARTALIAGTFRFGAAPSTLLFDALPRLIHVAVDAPVTAASLASTVQLLIAESASNSPGATVIMSRLADILLVQAIRAHIAGGQCQEHGLRALADPQIGKALALIHERPAEPWTVESLATAVALSRSGFAARFSALVGEPPLEYLARWRMTKAAQFLRESELPLSEVAATVGYQSEASFNRAFKRWGGSAPGAYRRDHRRGVSSAAGS from the coding sequence TTGACCAATCGTCCAGAGCTGCAGGATGGGCAGCCCGCCGATGTCCTCGCGGACGTGCTGGACACGATGCGCCTGTCCACCCTCGTCCACGGCCGCTTCGAGCTGTACGCCCCCTGGGGCATCCAGTTTCCCCAGAGCCCGGGCGCGCACATCGTCCTCCTGGCGCGCGGGGGCGCTCGCCTGGAGGTCGAGGGCGTCGAGGGCGCCGTCTCCCTGTCGGCTGGTGACCTGGCCCTGCTGCCGCACGGTGGCGCGCACACGCTCCGAGACGCGGAGGGCAGCCCGCTCCACATCCTCGGGCAGGGCGAGTGCCAGCGAGCCCGTGGCATCGGCTCCATCCGGGTGGGAGGCAATGGCGCCCGGACGGCCCTGATCGCCGGCACCTTCCGCTTCGGCGCCGCGCCGAGCACGTTGCTGTTCGACGCGCTCCCACGCCTCATCCACGTGGCCGTGGACGCTCCGGTGACGGCGGCCTCGCTGGCGTCCACCGTGCAGCTGCTCATCGCGGAGAGCGCCTCGAACAGCCCGGGCGCGACCGTGATCATGAGCCGGCTCGCGGACATCCTGCTCGTGCAGGCCATCCGGGCGCACATCGCGGGAGGCCAGTGCCAGGAGCACGGCCTGCGCGCGCTCGCGGATCCGCAGATTGGCAAGGCGCTCGCGCTCATCCACGAGCGGCCCGCCGAGCCGTGGACCGTCGAGAGCCTCGCGACGGCCGTGGCCCTCTCGCGGTCCGGCTTCGCCGCGCGCTTCAGCGCGCTCGTCGGAGAGCCCCCCTTGGAGTACCTGGCGCGGTGGCGCATGACGAAGGCGGCCCAGTTCCTCCGTGAGAGCGAGCTGCCGCTGAGCGAGGTGGCGGCGACCGTGGGCTACCAGAGCGAGGCCTCGTTCAACCGGGCCTTCAAGCGCTGGGGCGGGAGCGCTCCTGGCGCGTACCGGCGCGACCACCGCCGGGGGGTGAGCAGCGCCGCCGGCTCCTGA
- a CDS encoding alkene reductase, with the protein MTNTTKLLSSYRLGRLELKNRVVMAPMTRSRALVDGNVPNPLAATYYEQRASAGLLITEATQVSPQGVGYIRTPGIHSPEQVAGWRRVTEAVHAVGGVIFAQLWHVGRVSHPDFHDGLLPVAPSAIGYEGEVFTFQGKKRVVTPRALETGELPGIVEQFRRAAENAREAGFDGVELHGSNGYLLDQFLRDGSNQRTDAYGGSIENRARFPLEVTRAVVDIWGAERVGYRLSPQNFPYAGMSDSTPADTFTHMARELNRLGLGYLHVTENVSGKAVPSAEQRITPLLRKAFQGTLVANGGYDARAGEAAIARGEAELVAYGVPFLANPDLPERFRREALLNAPDFATFFTGEEKGYTDYPALR; encoded by the coding sequence ATGACAAACACCACGAAGCTCCTCTCCTCCTATCGCCTGGGCCGCCTCGAGCTGAAGAACCGGGTGGTGATGGCTCCCATGACGCGAAGCCGGGCGCTGGTCGATGGCAACGTGCCCAACCCCCTGGCGGCGACCTATTACGAGCAGCGCGCCTCGGCGGGGCTGCTCATCACCGAGGCGACGCAGGTCAGCCCGCAGGGCGTGGGGTACATCCGCACGCCCGGCATCCACTCGCCCGAGCAGGTGGCGGGCTGGAGGCGGGTGACGGAGGCGGTGCACGCGGTGGGTGGCGTCATCTTCGCCCAGCTGTGGCACGTCGGGCGCGTCTCGCACCCGGACTTCCATGACGGCCTTCTGCCGGTGGCGCCCTCCGCCATCGGGTACGAGGGCGAGGTCTTCACGTTCCAGGGCAAGAAGCGCGTCGTGACGCCGCGAGCGCTGGAGACCGGGGAGCTCCCCGGCATCGTCGAGCAGTTCCGGCGCGCGGCCGAGAACGCCCGGGAGGCGGGCTTCGATGGCGTCGAGCTGCACGGCAGCAACGGCTACCTGCTGGATCAGTTCCTGCGGGATGGCTCCAACCAGCGCACGGATGCCTACGGGGGCAGCATCGAGAATCGGGCGCGCTTCCCGCTGGAGGTGACGCGGGCGGTGGTGGACATCTGGGGCGCGGAGCGGGTGGGCTACCGGCTCTCGCCGCAGAACTTCCCGTACGCGGGCATGTCGGACTCCACGCCGGCCGACACGTTCACCCATATGGCGCGCGAGCTGAACCGGCTGGGGCTCGGCTACCTCCACGTGACGGAGAACGTCTCCGGCAAGGCGGTGCCGAGCGCGGAGCAGCGCATCACCCCGCTGCTGCGCAAGGCGTTCCAGGGCACCCTCGTCGCCAACGGAGGCTACGACGCGCGGGCGGGTGAGGCGGCGATCGCCCGGGGAGAGGCGGAGCTCGTGGCCTACGGCGTGCCGTTCCTGGCCAATCCGGACCTGCCAGAGCGCTTCCGGCGGGAGGCGTTGCTCAACGCGCCGGACTTCGCGACCTTCTTCACGGGCGAGGAGAAGGGCTACACGGACTACCCGGCGCTGCGCTGA
- a CDS encoding pirin family protein produces the protein MIATQRQQGVERRLGRVIDLPAPMPGQFGPAHTVVPVISHEDYALADPFILLMDDRIDGQPIGGPHPHAGFETVTLVVKGGMVHDDGRLGEGDVQWMTAGSGVIHGEGLEKAGQARILQLWLTLPRAQRWVPAGYQDIAYAQLPVRREPGVEVRLYSGGSGAVRSVTKNYVPVTLAEFLLEPGAAIEQDLPASYNGFFYVLEGEIAVGPDAHALRPGQVGWLDRPKVDGDSTIRITGTTRARALLYAGQPQGEPLVSYGPFIGDTQADILRVMGEYRSGRYGPPPRRV, from the coding sequence ATGATTGCCACGCAACGACAGCAAGGGGTTGAGCGCCGTCTGGGGCGGGTCATCGACCTTCCGGCTCCCATGCCGGGGCAGTTCGGTCCGGCGCACACGGTGGTGCCGGTCATCTCGCATGAGGACTACGCGCTGGCCGATCCGTTCATCCTGTTGATGGACGACCGGATCGACGGCCAGCCGATTGGCGGGCCGCACCCGCACGCCGGCTTCGAGACGGTGACCCTGGTGGTGAAGGGCGGGATGGTCCACGACGACGGGCGGCTGGGAGAGGGTGACGTGCAGTGGATGACCGCTGGGAGCGGGGTCATCCACGGCGAGGGCCTGGAGAAGGCGGGTCAGGCACGCATCCTCCAGCTGTGGCTGACGCTGCCCAGGGCGCAGCGCTGGGTACCCGCGGGCTACCAGGACATCGCGTACGCGCAGCTGCCGGTGCGGCGCGAGCCAGGGGTGGAGGTCCGGCTGTACAGCGGCGGTTCGGGAGCGGTGCGCTCGGTGACGAAGAACTACGTGCCGGTCACCCTCGCCGAGTTCCTGCTCGAGCCGGGCGCGGCCATCGAGCAGGACCTGCCTGCCTCGTACAACGGCTTCTTCTACGTGCTCGAGGGTGAGATCGCGGTGGGCCCGGACGCCCACGCGCTGCGGCCCGGACAGGTGGGCTGGCTGGATCGTCCGAAGGTGGACGGGGACAGCACGATCCGCATCACCGGCACCACGCGGGCGCGAGCGCTGCTGTACGCCGGCCAGCCCCAGGGGGAGCCGCTCGTCAGCTACGGCCCGTTCATCGGAGACACCCAGGCCGACATCCTGAGGGTGATGGGCGAGTACCGCTCCGGTCGCTACGGTCCCCCGCCGCGGCGGGTGTGA
- a CDS encoding LysM peptidoglycan-binding domain-containing protein: protein MSTYRIRRGDTLSALASRFHTSVSALARANKIANPNLIIAGKSLRIPGKVDSFEPAKGGGKKGAGGATGGGQVQQSGGAAGPNGASPAMRRLAEAGRAAAMGMGGYNSQGLCATGVSRAIQKAFGVKVWGNGNQIDNNLPRDKFKQVNMSLADALKIPGMVLTWEKTSSAAGSKYGHTAITTGDGRSSVSDFIERNTLAAGGRSGLKIFMPTV, encoded by the coding sequence ATGTCCACCTACCGTATCCGCCGCGGCGACACCCTCTCGGCCCTCGCGTCCCGTTTCCACACCAGTGTCTCCGCGCTGGCCCGCGCGAACAAGATCGCCAACCCGAACCTCATCATCGCGGGCAAGTCCCTGCGCATCCCCGGCAAGGTCGACAGCTTCGAGCCCGCCAAGGGCGGCGGAAAGAAGGGTGCTGGCGGCGCGACGGGGGGTGGACAGGTGCAGCAGAGCGGCGGGGCCGCGGGTCCGAACGGGGCGTCGCCCGCGATGCGCAGGCTCGCGGAAGCGGGCCGTGCGGCGGCGATGGGCATGGGCGGGTACAACAGCCAGGGCCTGTGCGCCACGGGCGTGAGCCGGGCCATCCAGAAGGCGTTCGGCGTCAAGGTCTGGGGCAATGGCAACCAGATCGACAACAACCTGCCGCGCGACAAGTTCAAGCAGGTCAACATGTCGCTCGCCGACGCGCTGAAGATCCCGGGCATGGTGCTGACCTGGGAGAAGACCTCGTCGGCCGCGGGCAGCAAGTACGGCCACACCGCCATCACCACCGGCGATGGCCGCTCGTCCGTGAGCGACTTCATCGAGCGCAATACGCTCGCCGCTGGTGGCCGCAGCGGGCTGAAGATCTTCATGCCGACGGTCTGA
- a CDS encoding glycoside hydrolase family 76 protein: MNSRLLNGLVAAVVVASAPGALALSPAEKNLAFDSYNNAFYVQNGGNGYYVVDTNRAAPSRFDFWRVCEQIEAAEDAYDRTRNPAHRDLVFSLLNGLNNVVSGTTDFASWNEYNDDVMWAVIALTRGYEITGHRPFLDQAQWQFNKIWDRAWDNQLGGGLWWRTDKQTKNACVNGPATIAAMLLARNTVNTGYRAQADQIYNWLRATLVNPSTGQVADHIQANGTKVWWAFTYNQGTFAGASTLLYQATGNTSYRDVGGLAVNWTRRNLTGQHLADILNDEYDANGGSGDTAGFKGIFVRWAGKWAGAANDASIKSWLANNSNTAWSYRNSSGVMWGQWWRRTPDNYVTSWESSPGLAVSQTPY, from the coding sequence ATGAACTCGCGGCTCTTGAATGGCCTGGTCGCGGCCGTGGTGGTGGCGTCCGCGCCAGGTGCCCTCGCGCTCAGCCCGGCGGAGAAGAACCTGGCGTTCGACTCCTACAACAACGCCTTCTATGTCCAGAACGGCGGCAACGGATACTACGTGGTCGACACGAACCGGGCCGCGCCGAGCCGGTTCGACTTCTGGCGGGTCTGCGAGCAGATCGAGGCGGCCGAGGACGCCTATGATCGGACGCGCAATCCGGCCCACCGGGATCTGGTGTTCAGCCTGCTCAACGGACTGAACAACGTGGTCAGCGGCACCACGGACTTCGCGTCGTGGAACGAGTACAACGATGACGTCATGTGGGCGGTCATCGCCCTGACGCGTGGCTACGAGATCACCGGCCACCGTCCGTTCCTGGATCAGGCGCAATGGCAGTTCAACAAGATCTGGGACCGGGCCTGGGACAACCAGCTGGGCGGGGGGCTGTGGTGGCGCACGGACAAGCAGACCAAGAACGCGTGCGTGAATGGTCCGGCCACCATCGCGGCGATGCTGCTCGCGCGCAACACGGTGAACACGGGCTACCGGGCGCAGGCGGATCAGATCTACAACTGGCTGCGCGCCACGCTGGTCAACCCCTCGACCGGCCAGGTGGCCGATCACATCCAGGCCAACGGCACCAAGGTCTGGTGGGCCTTCACCTACAACCAGGGCACCTTCGCGGGAGCGTCGACGCTGCTCTACCAGGCCACGGGCAACACGAGCTACCGCGACGTGGGCGGGCTGGCGGTGAACTGGACCCGCCGCAACCTCACGGGCCAGCACCTCGCCGACATCCTCAATGACGAGTACGACGCCAACGGCGGCAGCGGCGACACCGCCGGGTTCAAGGGCATCTTCGTGCGGTGGGCGGGCAAGTGGGCCGGCGCGGCCAATGACGCGTCCATCAAGAGCTGGCTGGCCAACAACTCCAACACCGCGTGGTCGTACCGGAACTCGTCCGGCGTGATGTGGGGCCAGTGGTGGCGGCGCACCCCGGACAACTACGTCACGTCCTGGGAGTCGAGCCCCGGCCTCGCCGTGTCCCAGACGCCGTACTGA
- a CDS encoding DNA ligase: protein MADIADGEQVEVKGSGKKPYILKNTGGVYSCTCPAWRNQSVGIERRTCKHLRKVRGDEAENTRLGTLAASAPLPSQEGDSEGPGVTAPPLLLAHPWENDVELTGWWMSEKLDGVRAYWDGKQFLSRQGNPFLAPEWFTARLPDFPLDGELFGGQRKFQHTVSVVRRQDRSDAWKSLAFVIFDAPGVDAPFEERLARCQRYVEDMAPPYARWLPHEPCRDVAHLRAELARVEALGGEGLMLRQPGSRYEAGRSPTLLKVKSFKDDEARVVGHVAGAGRHKGRMGALEVELRDGTRFSVGTGFSDQERREPPAVGTLITFRYQELTDGGVPRFPSYVGVRLDAEPFPPAARR, encoded by the coding sequence GTGGCGGACATCGCGGACGGCGAGCAGGTCGAGGTGAAGGGGTCGGGGAAGAAGCCGTACATCTTGAAGAACACCGGCGGCGTGTACTCGTGCACCTGCCCGGCCTGGCGCAACCAGTCGGTGGGCATCGAGCGCCGTACCTGCAAACACCTGCGCAAGGTGCGCGGCGACGAGGCCGAGAACACCCGGCTGGGCACCCTCGCGGCCTCGGCTCCCCTTCCCTCCCAGGAGGGCGACTCGGAGGGTCCCGGTGTCACCGCCCCTCCCCTGCTGCTCGCGCACCCGTGGGAGAACGACGTCGAGCTGACGGGCTGGTGGATGAGCGAGAAGCTCGATGGAGTGCGCGCGTACTGGGACGGCAAGCAATTCCTGTCACGTCAGGGCAATCCCTTCCTCGCGCCCGAGTGGTTCACCGCGCGGCTGCCCGACTTCCCGCTCGACGGCGAGCTGTTCGGCGGGCAGCGCAAGTTCCAGCACACGGTGAGCGTCGTGCGGCGGCAGGACCGGAGCGACGCGTGGAAGTCCCTGGCCTTCGTCATCTTCGACGCGCCGGGCGTGGATGCGCCCTTCGAGGAGCGGCTCGCGCGCTGCCAGCGCTACGTGGAGGACATGGCTCCCCCCTATGCCAGGTGGTTGCCGCACGAGCCGTGCCGGGACGTGGCGCACCTGCGCGCGGAGCTGGCCCGGGTGGAGGCACTCGGGGGCGAGGGCTTGATGCTCCGCCAGCCGGGCTCGCGCTACGAAGCGGGGCGCTCGCCCACGCTGCTCAAGGTGAAGAGCTTCAAGGACGACGAAGCGCGCGTGGTGGGCCATGTGGCCGGAGCCGGCCGGCACAAGGGCCGGATGGGCGCGCTGGAGGTGGAGCTGCGCGACGGCACCCGGTTCTCCGTCGGTACGGGCTTCTCGGACCAGGAGCGCCGTGAGCCGCCCGCGGTGGGGACCCTCATCACCTTCCGCTATCAGGAGCTCACCGACGGCGGCGTGCCCCGCTTCCCCTCGTACGTGGGCGTGCGCCTCGACGCCGAGCCCTTCCCTCCCGCAGCCCGGCGCTGA